In the Desulfatirhabdium butyrativorans DSM 18734 genome, GGGAGAAGCGAAGCGGAAAAATCGTGAGCATTTCATCAACGGCCGCCCGCCGGGCCGCGCCTGCCATGGGGGTCTATGGCATCGCCAAGGCCGGCATCGAGATGATGACGAAGGTGCTTGCCCAGGAGCTTGCGGCTTACGACATTCAAGTCAATGCTGTAGCGCCCGGCATGGTGAAAACGGATTTCAGCCGGCCTTTCTGGTCGGATGCCAATCTTCACCAGAGGCTTGTCGAGGCGATCCCCCTGGGGAGGCTGGCCGAACCTGTCGATGTGGTTTGGCCCATTCTGTTTCTATGTTCGGATGCTGCCCGATACATGACGGGGCAGACGCTGATGGTCGACGGTGGGGCGAGTGCTGTCTGATCGAAGTCCGACCGGCCGGGAAACATTGTCCGGAGACGTGGCGGCGGCGTTCAGCGGGTGTCGTTTCGGAGGAATCGAATCATGATGAACCAGCAGACGATCGTCGTGGTCATGCCGGCGTATAATGCCGCATCGACACTGGAGCGAACCTGGGCGGAGGTCATGGCGCAGGGTGTTGTCGATGGGGTGATTGTCGTGGACGATGCGAGTAAAGATGACACGGTGGCTATCGCCAGAGCGCTTCCGAAAACCGCCGTGGTGGTTCATCCCTGCAACAAGGGCTATGGAGCCAACCAGAAGACGTGTTACGGGGCTGCGCTCAATGCCGGTGCGGATATTGTGATCATGGTCCATCCGGATTATCAGTACACCCCGAAACTGATTCCGGCCATGGCATCCCTCATCGCAAACGGCCTGTATGAATGTGTGCTGGGTTCACGGATTCTGGGCGGCTATGCCTTGAAGGGCGGGATGCCGGTCTGGAAATACATTTCCAACCGGTTTCTGACCTTTGTGGAAAATGTCCTGATCGGCGCCAAACTCTCCGAGTACCATACGGGCTATCGGGCCTTTTCAAGGAGTTTGCTGGAACGAATCCCGTTCGAGCGCAATTCCGATGATTTCGTTTTTGACAACCAGATGCTTGCCCAGATCGTGCATCTGGGCGTCACCATTGCGGAAGTCAGTTGCCCCACCAAATATTTCCCGGAAGCCTCATCCATCAACTTTCGCCGGAGCCTTGTTTACGGTTTCGGGTGCCTGTACACGGCGGCTCGTTTTCGGCTGCAGAAAATCGGTTGGCTCCAATCCCCTCTTTTCCCATCACCCTGATCCGCTTTTCGGAACATTCTGGACGCTTTCTTCCTGCTTGACAGGAGTGAACGAGCTGACGGGGTGCTCCGATCTTTCGCTGCAGAGCAAACAATTGCCCATTCGCGACAGGTGGCTCCCCCGCGTGCGCGGGGGAGCCACCCAGGCATACCCGGCCTTGATCAGTTCTTCGGGTCGATCCCCGCGTGTGCGGGGGAGCCAAACACGACGAACGCCGGCGTCGGCAATGTCAAGGTCGATCCCCGCGTGTGCGGGGGAGCCTGCTCCAGCTCGATCAGCCGCTGCAGCTCGGGGGGTCGATCCCCGCGTGTGCGGGGGAGCCGTATGAGGCCAGCAAAAATCTGGTCGGCGCAAAGGTCGATCCCCGCGTGTGCGGGGGAGCCTGGAGGGAACAATGGACAGGCTTAAAAGCTTGAGGTCGATCCCCGCGTGTGCGGGGGAGCCCCATCAGTCGTCGTCTTTCCGTTTGTTCATCCGGGTCGATCCCCGCGTGTGCGGGGGAGCCGGGCGGGGGATGTTGCAGAGCGGATTTCAAGGCGGTCGATCCCCGCGTGTGCGGGGGAGCCAGTCTGGACAAGCCCTATGGCGGATATTGCAGGGGTCGATCCCCGCGTGTGCGGGGGAGCCATTCCGTTCAGGCGTTCTTTGTCTGTTTGAGAAGGTCGATCCCCGCGTGTGCGGGGGAGCCACACGGAATCGAATGCAAGGTATTCCCCGCTGAGGTCGATCCCCGCGTGTGCGGGGGAGCCCCAGATTGATTTATGCCCCGGCCTTCCGTGACGGGTCGATCCCCGCGTGTGCGGGGGAGCCCGTGATGATGACCATCCGGGACATTCAGTATGAGGTCGATCCCCGCGTGTGCGGGGGAGCCTCTTCGGGGTAACCCAATGTCATTAAACCTAATTTGGTTATCCCGGCTTGGTATTGGTATGTTTTTCTTCACTTGAATTTAGAGGTCTTCGGGCAAGGATCAACCCATCTACTTCAACAAATTCGATGGGTGGGCTGCCCAACACCCTCACCGCTTGCCCTCCCGGAATTTCCCGCTCCTGCCAAATCATGACGATGGAAGCTTCCTTTTCGTTTGAAAACCAATCCTCCAAAACAGCCCATATCCGTTGCCGAACACCTGGCGAAATTCTGGGTGCGCTGTAGGTTCCAGGCGCTACCTCCAGCATGGTCGATGCAAGAAAACCACGCATCCGATCGGATACGTTACGGGTTACCACCACGGTCATCGACACCGAGAAGCTCCTTTATCCGGTCGATCATTTTGGGGATGAGATTTTCATGCCGAAAAAGCTTCGCCGCCCGTTTTCGCACCTCACGTTCCAAGGAATTCACCGTGCCCTTCTGGAATTCCTGAACCGATCCAAATGCCAGCGGTAATGTGACATCCACCCGATATAAATCGGCAATATCCAGGACGAACGCGTTGCTGGACTCCTCGTGGATGAAGCCCAAAGGCGGAAGTGCCCCGACGGCTGCAGCAGCAATGTCCGCAGCCGCCTCGACAAACGTTGCCGCATGATTGATCGCCTGATTGGGAAGGTCTGCCGCATTTGGGTTGTCTCGATCATAATGCCTTCCTTCCCAGGCGATCCCGTATTTTTGAGCTGCCAATTTGTAGGACTCCTTGATGCGAGCGCCTTCGATGCCGCGCAAGGTTTCAATGTCCTTGTAGGGAAGGATTCGGCCGAAACGCCAGGCATACATCCGCCGGGCGACATCGAGGCGCTTGCCCGGACTGGCCCATAGCAGGGCATGGGCTCTTGCTACATCGGATCGTCCCCTTCCCATGGGTGGCGCCGTGTAGTATTTTGTACCTCCTTCTCCAACAGCAGCAATCAGCAGGCCATGGCGAGCCGCCAGCCGCAATACGTCATGGGTGAGGCTGGTTCCCGGGCCCAGTAACAGCATCGACACCCCTTGATAGGGAATTGCATAATCTCCGGCATCCAGGGTTTCACTTTTTGCGGCAACGAAACGCAGGGTGCCTTCTTCCACGGAAAGCCTTCCATATTCCAGCCAGAGCAAACCGTGTCGATCGGCATATGGGATGCGTGAGGCCGCCAGTCCAAGACGACCCGGCAACAAGCTTGTGGGACTCATGTTGCCGGCATCAGGCGGATCATGCCAAAACCAAACGAGCGATGCCGTCCGATCCCCCGTATGAGCATTCTGGTGAACTCTTCTGAATTTCGGATCGTGACAACCGCCCGAAAATGGGCTTCCGGCCTTTCGATGGTGCGTAGTCCGGAGGGGTTCGAGGCCCTGGATCGTCTGAGCCTGGCACCCCTTGCCCTCATGCCTTCCACCGAAACATGTTCGAGAATAAGAATTCCAGGATCGATCTGTTTTTCAAACCACTCACGATAGATCTGGGCCCGAACCGGTTTTTCAGCCGGGTCTTCCCCTTTCTCCACCCATTGATCCAGCGCGCGCAGAAAGGCGTCTTTTTCCGTGTCGCCCTTGCGTGTGATGGGGCAGGCGCGTACGTGAAGTTCAAGTCGTTTCCCGATCGGCCATTTTGGAGGCATGGGTTTCCCGGCAAGGCTGTCCTGTGCCAGCACGCGATGCGCAAGGGGGTCCGCAAATGCGCGGGCGTTTTCGGCAAGTGTTTCGGCATCTGTTGTGCAATAGCCATAGCAAACGGCATGTCGAGTGTCGAAGTAGAAAGGCTTGGGAGAGGCTTCTGCAAACATGCTTTTCAGCCAGGCATGAAGGACATAGCCGAAATCATCGTCTCGTGACCTCAAGAGGTTATGGTATTGGGCGAAGCGAATGAGCTCCTCCCGATTCAGGTTCATTCGGACAAGATGCAGGTTCATGGCATCATCTCCATAGGACCGGTAAAATAGTGGTGTACGCCTCGGGGCATATTGGCGCCCCAATCCCTTCGATCATAGACCGCTTCCGGCTGGTACCCGCCCCCGTCATCTGCAGGCCATCGCGCGGTGACAACCTGCGGCCTGCGGCGGGGGCCAATGTCCGCCAGCGGTTCGGCACGCAAGACATCGATCAAATGTGCAGCATGTCGGCGGCCAACCAGAATCGGCTCAGACGGGATACACGTCTTTCGGCCCAGGAACAGGGGCCTTGCCGGATATTTGAGGGCCTGCTCGATATTTTCCAATGTGGGGATGTCGTCACCGAGAACCGTAATGGCTGCCGTAAGAACCCCATTGGCGAGGTAATGGCGGTAGCGGATATGTGTGCCGCTGGTTGCCTGGCCGGAACCTCTGCCTTCGGTTCGGCCGCGTGTGGTCCAACCCGTTCCTACCAGATGATCCTGTCCCAGAAACACGGTGTGGTAATCGATCAACCGCTGGGGTTCCGCATCCCAACGGGCTGCAATCCGCAGGCGATCCTGAAGCCCATCGAGACGGTCGGTATCCCGGTGATCCCAGCCCAGGGCATTGCCGATCAGACCCGTGATCATGGCTTTCCCCGGGAAGGTATCGCTCGGGTTGATCTGATCGACACACACCCCTCCAAAACTCATGATCGGCGCATCGAAGCGCAACAATAGACAGGCCATGATGTCAGCTCCAGATGGCTTCGAGGGCGCTTTGAATCGCCTCATCGAGGGAGGATGGAGAAATACCGAAATCGACGGTTTCATGAATGGTAGCCAGTGTGCGTACATCTGAAGTCCGACCATACATCCCATCCATCCGATTGAGGTAATCCCTCATACAGGCGGTCGCTTGCCGAACGAGATGGTTTTTCATGGGTATGGCTTCCAGGAAGGCGTTGGCCAGCGTCCTGGGCTGTTCTCGGCCGACTTCCAGCAGTACGGTTTCGGCGCGGCTGTAAGGGGCTGTCGAGCCCAGCTTGGCTCCCGGGCTTTTGCTTGCGATAATATGAATCAGAGATTCCAGCACCCGTTT is a window encoding:
- a CDS encoding glycosyltransferase family 2 protein, coding for MMNQQTIVVVMPAYNAASTLERTWAEVMAQGVVDGVIVVDDASKDDTVAIARALPKTAVVVHPCNKGYGANQKTCYGAALNAGADIVIMVHPDYQYTPKLIPAMASLIANGLYECVLGSRILGGYALKGGMPVWKYISNRFLTFVENVLIGAKLSEYHTGYRAFSRSLLERIPFERNSDDFVFDNQMLAQIVHLGVTIAEVSCPTKYFPEASSINFRRSLVYGFGCLYTAARFRLQKIGWLQSPLFPSP
- the cas2e gene encoding type I-E CRISPR-associated endoribonuclease Cas2e, whose protein sequence is MTVVVTRNVSDRMRGFLASTMLEVAPGTYSAPRISPGVRQRIWAVLEDWFSNEKEASIVMIWQEREIPGGQAVRVLGSPPIEFVEVDGLILARRPLNSSEEKHTNTKPG
- the cas1e gene encoding type I-E CRISPR-associated endonuclease Cas1e is translated as MSPTSLLPGRLGLAASRIPYADRHGLLWLEYGRLSVEEGTLRFVAAKSETLDAGDYAIPYQGVSMLLLGPGTSLTHDVLRLAARHGLLIAAVGEGGTKYYTAPPMGRGRSDVARAHALLWASPGKRLDVARRMYAWRFGRILPYKDIETLRGIEGARIKESYKLAAQKYGIAWEGRHYDRDNPNAADLPNQAINHAATFVEAAADIAAAAVGALPPLGFIHEESSNAFVLDIADLYRVDVTLPLAFGSVQEFQKGTVNSLEREVRKRAAKLFRHENLIPKMIDRIKELLGVDDRGGNP
- a CDS encoding type I-E CRISPR-associated protein Cas6/Cse3/CasE — encoded protein: MNLHLVRMNLNREELIRFAQYHNLLRSRDDDFGYVLHAWLKSMFAEASPKPFYFDTRHAVCYGYCTTDAETLAENARAFADPLAHRVLAQDSLAGKPMPPKWPIGKRLELHVRACPITRKGDTEKDAFLRALDQWVEKGEDPAEKPVRAQIYREWFEKQIDPGILILEHVSVEGMRARGARLRRSRASNPSGLRTIERPEAHFRAVVTIRNSEEFTRMLIRGIGRHRSFGFGMIRLMPAT
- the cas5e gene encoding type I-E CRISPR-associated protein Cas5/CasD translates to MACLLLRFDAPIMSFGGVCVDQINPSDTFPGKAMITGLIGNALGWDHRDTDRLDGLQDRLRIAARWDAEPQRLIDYHTVFLGQDHLVGTGWTTRGRTEGRGSGQATSGTHIRYRHYLANGVLTAAITVLGDDIPTLENIEQALKYPARPLFLGRKTCIPSEPILVGRRHAAHLIDVLRAEPLADIGPRRRPQVVTARWPADDGGGYQPEAVYDRRDWGANMPRGVHHYFTGPMEMMP